The nucleotide sequence ACTAATACAAAAAGCTAACAACAAGTTTGACTACACACATAAAGCtgacaaaacaaaacaaaatgaagaCCTGCGGGTCGACATAGCGCACCCAGTTACTTCATAATACTAGAAAGGCTGGTGTAACCACTGTTGGGCTGGGCGGGCTCCTGATGCCGACCGCACCGTCCACAGCAGCAAATGCTCTTCACCACGTCAAGGAAGCTCGTCTGGTCGAAGTCGTCCAGGTCGGTCATGAAGACACCAGAACTAATGTCCTCTGCAGTGCGCGTTCCGACAAATGCCTTGAGATCGGTGGTGGGAAAGCCATCCTTGTAATACGCCTTTATCGTGTCGTAGGCATCCATTATGACGGCAATGAACAGCGACAGGACCACATAAATGTACAAGGATATGAACGAGTACAAGTAGATCTGGCAGAACCACCACAGCCAGGTGGCCTTGCTGGAAAGCGTGGCAAAGGTGGCGAACATATCATCACCGTTTATCAGCGCAAACAAGCACTCTGACGTTGTAGCCAGCGATCGGAACTTCATGTGATAGGGTCCCAAGATCAGCCAGCCGCAAAACACAAATCCAGCATAGATCAGCAAGGCGGCGATAAGGAAGCGCAGAATCTTTGGTGCCGCCTTTTTCAGCGTCAGTATCACAACGTTGTAGGTTTTGAAGAAGCCGAGGTAGCGCAGCACTCCGAACCAAACAAGCAGGTTGCCAATTCCCAGAAAAAGCGAGCAGGTATCCCATTGGTCCACCACCAAGTACCTTCCCTCGATTTGCTCTTTTAGAGCTGATCCAATGATCAAAAGGACGTCATTGAAAATGATCATGATGTACCTGCGAAAGCAAAACGGTTTATTATAGTCTGCAACCTTTCTGATAATTTTTGGGTTTACGTCGGCCTAACCTTCAGCATTATGGGTAATACTTGTTGCCAATATAGCCGAGGTTTTTATAACACAAAACAAAGGACTCACCAAAAGTTAACGAATTCCAGTCGGCCGTCAAAGCTCAGCTCCTTGCCGAATTGCGAACGGAAAAAGTTGACAGTTGTACATCTCAGCAGATATGCTCTCCACAGAGCCCTTGTACAGAGTGCAAAGGATAGTGCGCATGTTAGTAGGACGAATATATTAAGTACGCTTCGCAGCATGGAATCGAAATTGGCGTCTGATATGAAGTCCGTTGCTCCGTGGCACTTCAGCCGCGTCGCCTCCGCATCCAGTGAGAGCAGCATTTGCCCGTCATGGTCTCGGTTGTTAAACGTTATGGAAATGTCAAACCGAAAACAATCAGGAGCAGAAAGAGGTCCACCATTTGCCTTGAAATTAACCGTCTTTATCTTGAACGTCAACTGTGCGGAGACAAGAGATGCAAAATTGACCTCCACATCGCGCTGCCTGAGGTAATTCTCCACCCCAATGGTGGTTACGTTCGGAGGTAGTCGCTCACACACCTCGTCGATATGTGGATCGAAAATGTAGGACTCATTaaagccaaatatggtgccctCTCTATAGTTCTGCAGGCAAAGCTTTAGTGGCGGCATTGTGTTATTGGGCGTCGGGTAGTCGTATGGTCCAATAGATCGGCTTACATTCGCGTAGCCATTGACTGCATACTGCACAGTGTCGAAGAACTCCGATTTGAGGTATAGAGCAAAGGGACCCACAGCAGGCGGATAACTCTCCACCTCCCGGGAAGAATCCCAGCCGCGCAGGAATAGATGTGAGAAGGCAAATCGGTTATCACCCGTGTAGTTGATGTGGTTATACCGCGAGTGGGCAAAAAGGCACAATTGCATCGTCACCAGAAAGATTTTTACAATCTAAGAGAAAAATTCTTGAGTTGCTAAGAAATGTTTATAGTATAACTTTTAAAGTTTCTATTTGCCTTTTGGCCTCAGGGGACGGACCTTTTCTTGGTCGCCAGTTCAGAGATCTAGAGGCTGGGCTATAAATAGAAGCCGAATTATGTTAGAGCATGCGTCAGACTATATTTATTGGGTATCTACAGGAAATCTAATTTAGTTGTAGACCTTAGAGACTAAGTGTAGACTTAAAGACTAGTCATAACATTTTCGCATTAATC is from Drosophila melanogaster chromosome 3L and encodes:
- the CG42638 gene encoding uncharacterized protein, which codes for MQSYGPGAQTAPAVKRRTDSYEAAQQQQQSPESDEEYVNTRILRRQVQLQSTPVAPVVPMPISAGSGTAPPSVDGREEQPEFPGSSAASYQEERMRRKLQFFFMNPIEKWQAKRKFPYKFVVQIVKIFLVTMQLCLFAHSRYNHINYTGDNRFAFSHLFLRGWDSSREVESYPPAVGPFALYLKSEFFDTVQYAVNGYANVSRSIGPYDYPTPNNTMPPLKLCLQNYREGTIFGFNESYIFDPHIDEVCERLPPNVTTIGVENYLRQRDVEVNFASLVSAQLTFKIKTVNFKANGGPLSAPDCFRFDISITFNNRDHDGQMLLSLDAEATRLKCHGATDFISDANFDSMLRSVLNIFVLLTCALSFALCTRALWRAYLLRCTTVNFFRSQFGKELSFDGRLEFVNFWYIMIIFNDVLLIIGSALKEQIEGRYLVVDQWDTCSLFLGIGNLLVWFGVLRYLGFFKTYNVVILTLKKAAPKILRFLIAALLIYAGFVFCGWLILGPYHMKFRSLATTSECLFALINGDDMFATFATLSSKATWLWWFCQIYLYSFISLYIYVVLSLFIAVIMDAYDTIKAYYKDGFPTTDLKAFVGTRTAEDISSGVFMTDLDDFDQTSFLDVVKSICCCGRCGRHQEPAQPNSGYTSLSSIMK